Proteins from one Salarias fasciatus chromosome 14, fSalaFa1.1, whole genome shotgun sequence genomic window:
- the LOC115400687 gene encoding uncharacterized protein LOC115400687, which translates to METCQDSLRNGSAYRVTLGLTVKGQGGLLPADHVQQDSFVSQEPPTLRHQTTGQASFALLVSFALWGPPHPNHVPKEHSVSSMGLWRMLSVTNAVLAFTAQRLAFLRFLDPACLVSSALRVPGLPLRRQMYLEAFVQEATTAQRAALSPHPAQLGLTRMKLEEKAETTANHALLAGSRIYQARRSVIPALLGTTATLSISAPPGGAPLERPALCHARLATPVLGRVQSISPYRAPEALTAPDRVSLPQASA; encoded by the exons GGAGGACTTCTCCCAGCGGACCATGTGCAGCAGGATTCGTTTGTGTCACAGGAGCCTCCGACCCTTCGCCATCAGACAACGGGACAGGCTTCCTTTGCCCTCCTGGTTTCTTTTGCCCTGTGGGGACCTCCACACCCAAACCATGTCCCAAAGGAACATTCAG TGAGCAGCATGGGCTTGTGGAGGATGCTCAGTGTCACAAATGCAGTCCTGGCTTTTACTGCTCAGAGGCTGGCCTTTCTTCGGTTTCTGGACCCTGCCTGCCTg GTTTCTTCTGCCTTGAGGGTTCCTGGTCTGCCGCTCCGACGTCAAATGTATCTGGAGGCGTTTGTCCAGGAGGCCACTACTGCGCAGAGGGCAGCACTCTCCCCTCACCCTGCCCAGCTGGGTCTTACCAGAATGAAGCTGGAGGAAAAGGCAGAGACGACTGCAAACCATGCCCTCTTG GCTGGTTCCAGGATTTACCAGGCCAGAAGGAGTGTAATCCCTGCCCTCCTGGGTACCACTGCCACTCTCTCAATCTCAGCCCCACCAGGGGGAGCTCCACTGGAGCGTCCAGCCCTTTGCCATGCCCGGCTGGCTACACCTGTCCTAGGGAGAGTTCAGAGCATCAGCCCCTACCGTGCCCCAGAGGCACTTACAGCTCCAGACAGGGTCTCACTGCCACAG GCCAGTGCTTGA